A DNA window from Streptomyces canus contains the following coding sequences:
- a CDS encoding HAD-IIA family hydrolase, with amino-acid sequence MADRKPIDSWLTDMDGVLIHEGVPIPGADAFLKKLRESGKPFLVLTNNSIYTPRDLHARLRRMGLDVPIENIWTSALATAQFLDDQRPEGTAYVIGEAGLTTALHDIGYILTDHEPDYVVLGETRTYSFEAMTKAVRLINDGARFICTNPDETGPSAEGALPATGAVAALITKATGKQPYFAGKPNPLMMRTGLNTIGAHSETSAMIGDRMDTDVLAGMEAGMQTFLVLTGLTRPEQVEAFPYRPSKVVDSIADLVDRI; translated from the coding sequence ATGGCAGACCGCAAGCCCATCGATTCGTGGCTCACCGACATGGACGGTGTGCTCATCCACGAGGGCGTGCCGATCCCCGGCGCCGACGCCTTCCTGAAGAAGCTCCGCGAGTCCGGCAAGCCCTTCCTGGTGCTGACCAACAACTCCATCTACACCCCGCGCGACCTGCACGCCCGCCTGCGCCGCATGGGCCTGGACGTTCCGATCGAGAACATCTGGACCTCCGCCCTGGCCACCGCCCAGTTCCTGGACGACCAGCGGCCCGAGGGCACGGCGTACGTCATCGGCGAGGCGGGTCTGACCACAGCGCTGCACGACATCGGCTACATCCTCACCGACCACGAGCCCGACTACGTCGTTCTCGGGGAGACCCGCACCTACTCCTTCGAGGCCATGACCAAGGCGGTCCGGCTCATCAACGACGGCGCCCGTTTCATCTGCACCAACCCCGACGAGACCGGCCCCTCCGCGGAGGGCGCGCTGCCGGCCACCGGCGCCGTCGCCGCCCTGATCACCAAGGCGACCGGCAAGCAGCCGTACTTCGCGGGCAAGCCCAACCCGCTGATGATGCGCACCGGACTCAACACCATCGGCGCGCACTCCGAGACCAGCGCGATGATCGGCGACCGCATGGACACCGACGTCCTGGCCGGCATGGAGGCCGGCATGCAGACCTTCCTGGTGCTCACCGGCCTGACCCGCCCCGAGCAGGTCGAGGCCTTCCCGTACCGGCCCTCGAAGGTCGTGGACTCCATCGCGGACCTCGTCGACCGGATCTGA
- a CDS encoding glycosyltransferase family 2 protein, whose product MTSTPTGARQNFDPSDTTQLRLPSHRTGTLRRIKKTLPKYDYEHYSRLAGPLTQPDPGRPYKVQYRSLISQEPHRIRVALMLAAAPLLSLVLLAWLLQPEHWTEREYPAFSWLPALDIVMLVSIGLIEFFRCMNVLSNAHATLVARDPIPVVPETGTRVAFLTSFVPGKEPLEMVTKTLEAAVKIRHRGLMHVWLLDEGDDPAVKEVCARLGVHHFSRKGVEKWNRPKGPHRAKTKHGNYNAWLDAHGDQYDYFASVDTDHVPLPNYLERMLGYFRDPDIGFVIGPQVYGNYDNFVTKAAESQQFLFHALIQRAGNKYGAPMFVGTSNAVRIKALKQIGGLYDSITEDMATGFEIHRAKNPATGRKWRSVYTPDVLAVGEGPSAWTDFFTQQMRWSRGTYETILKQYWKGWYSLPPSKLFNYTMMIIFYPMSALNWILAALSCALFLGLGASGVNIDPTVWLMLYGNASALQIGLYIWNRRHNVSPHEPEGSGGVAGMVMSALSAPLYAKALVDSLLRRKSKFVVTPKGDSASPDRWFATFRYHWYFILIFGGSIGAGVALGHSHPAMIIWATFAMLITATPIFTWRHMLRQAKKKPAATAEEPQGPVIPAQIPAQYQPQPLPAQQAPAPHAPAHKPTWAAASNPGTAGDGGNDQTMQIALGGLGGRKE is encoded by the coding sequence ATGACGTCGACGCCGACGGGCGCCCGGCAGAACTTCGACCCGTCCGACACCACTCAGCTCAGGCTGCCTTCGCATCGGACCGGCACACTGCGCCGGATAAAGAAGACGCTTCCGAAATACGACTACGAGCACTACAGCAGACTGGCCGGCCCCCTCACGCAGCCCGATCCGGGCCGGCCCTACAAGGTGCAGTACCGCTCGCTGATCTCGCAGGAACCGCACCGCATCCGGGTCGCCCTGATGCTCGCCGCGGCGCCGCTGCTCTCACTGGTCCTGCTGGCCTGGCTGCTGCAGCCCGAGCACTGGACCGAGCGGGAGTACCCGGCCTTCTCCTGGCTGCCGGCGCTGGACATCGTCATGCTGGTCTCGATCGGCCTGATCGAGTTCTTCCGCTGCATGAACGTCCTGTCCAACGCGCACGCCACCCTGGTCGCCCGCGACCCGATCCCGGTGGTGCCCGAAACCGGCACCAGAGTCGCCTTCCTCACCTCCTTCGTGCCCGGCAAGGAGCCGCTGGAGATGGTGACGAAGACACTGGAAGCCGCGGTGAAGATCCGCCACCGCGGCCTCATGCACGTCTGGCTCCTGGACGAGGGCGACGACCCCGCGGTCAAGGAGGTGTGCGCCCGGCTCGGCGTGCACCACTTCTCCCGCAAGGGCGTCGAGAAGTGGAACCGGCCCAAGGGCCCGCACCGCGCCAAGACCAAGCACGGCAACTACAACGCCTGGCTGGACGCGCACGGCGACCAGTACGACTACTTCGCCTCCGTGGACACCGACCACGTGCCGCTGCCCAACTACCTGGAGCGGATGCTCGGCTACTTCCGCGACCCGGACATCGGCTTCGTGATCGGCCCGCAGGTCTACGGCAACTACGACAACTTCGTCACCAAGGCCGCCGAGTCCCAGCAGTTCCTCTTCCACGCGCTGATCCAGCGCGCCGGCAACAAGTACGGCGCCCCGATGTTCGTGGGCACCTCCAACGCCGTACGGATCAAGGCGCTGAAGCAGATCGGCGGGCTGTACGACTCGATCACCGAGGACATGGCCACCGGCTTCGAGATCCACCGCGCCAAGAACCCCGCGACCGGCAGGAAGTGGCGCTCGGTCTACACCCCGGACGTGCTCGCGGTCGGTGAGGGCCCCAGCGCCTGGACCGACTTCTTCACCCAGCAGATGCGCTGGTCGCGCGGGACGTACGAGACGATCCTCAAGCAGTACTGGAAGGGCTGGTACTCGCTGCCGCCGAGCAAGCTCTTCAACTACACGATGATGATCATCTTCTACCCGATGTCCGCCCTCAACTGGATCCTCGCGGCCCTGAGCTGCGCGCTGTTCCTGGGCCTGGGCGCCTCGGGTGTGAACATCGACCCGACCGTGTGGCTGATGCTCTACGGCAACGCCTCCGCGCTCCAGATCGGCCTGTACATCTGGAACCGCCGCCACAACGTCTCCCCGCACGAGCCCGAGGGCTCCGGCGGTGTCGCGGGCATGGTGATGTCGGCGCTGTCCGCCCCGCTGTACGCGAAGGCGCTGGTCGACTCGCTGCTGCGGCGCAAGAGCAAGTTCGTGGTGACGCCCAAGGGCGACTCGGCCAGCCCCGACCGGTGGTTCGCGACCTTCCGCTACCACTGGTACTTCATCCTGATCTTCGGTGGCTCGATCGGTGCCGGTGTCGCCCTCGGGCACTCGCACCCCGCGATGATCATCTGGGCGACCTTCGCCATGCTGATCACCGCGACACCGATCTTCACCTGGCGGCACATGCTGCGACAGGCGAAGAAGAAACCCGCCGCGACCGCCGAGGAGCCCCAGGGGCCGGTGATTCCGGCTCAGATTCCGGCGCAGTACCAGCCGCAGCCGCTGCCTGCCCAGCAGGCCCCGGCCCCGCACGCCCCGGCCCACAAGCCGACCTGGGCCGCCGCCTCCAACCCGGGCACCGCAGGCGACGGGGGCAACGACCAGACCATGCAGATCGCCCTTGGTGGACTTGGGGGACGTAAGGAATGA
- a CDS encoding glycoside hydrolase family 6 protein — protein MYVSRGARRATRARVSAAVLGAALLLAACSSSGEGDKGGEGDKVGAGITQQPKEADPFWVNPDGNAAKQVAAYVKSGKDDEAEQIRKIAQQPTGEWIGPENPEQEARGFTEAADKAGRTALLVLYNIPHRDCGQYSQGGAADGNAYRTWIDGVAAGIGDRSATVILEPDAVLHLVDGCTKEEFHEERYDLLTGAIEKLKSLKDTKVYLDAGNAGWGHPDEIFEPLKWAGVAKADGFSVNVSNFYSTKDSIAYGKQLSAKVGNKHFVIDTSRNGNGPYKGGDENERWCNPPGRALGETPTTQTADPLVDAYLWVKRPGESDGECKGGPKAGQWWPQYALKLARGSDT, from the coding sequence ATGTACGTCAGCAGGGGGGCCAGGAGGGCGACCCGCGCACGGGTTTCCGCGGCGGTGCTGGGGGCGGCACTGCTGCTCGCCGCGTGTTCGTCCTCGGGAGAAGGAGACAAAGGGGGCGAAGGCGACAAGGTCGGTGCCGGAATCACCCAGCAGCCCAAGGAGGCCGACCCGTTCTGGGTCAACCCGGACGGCAACGCGGCCAAGCAGGTCGCGGCGTATGTGAAGAGCGGCAAGGACGACGAGGCCGAACAGATCCGCAAGATCGCCCAGCAGCCGACCGGCGAGTGGATCGGTCCGGAGAACCCGGAGCAGGAGGCACGCGGCTTCACCGAGGCCGCGGACAAGGCCGGCCGTACGGCCCTTCTGGTCCTCTACAACATCCCGCACCGCGACTGCGGCCAGTACTCCCAGGGCGGCGCCGCCGACGGCAACGCCTACCGGACCTGGATCGACGGTGTGGCGGCGGGCATCGGTGACCGCTCGGCGACGGTGATCCTCGAACCGGACGCGGTTCTGCACCTGGTCGACGGCTGCACCAAGGAGGAGTTCCACGAGGAACGCTACGACCTGCTCACCGGCGCCATCGAGAAGCTCAAGTCCCTGAAGGACACGAAGGTCTACCTGGACGCGGGCAACGCGGGCTGGGGCCACCCCGACGAGATCTTCGAGCCCTTGAAGTGGGCCGGCGTCGCCAAGGCCGACGGCTTCTCGGTGAACGTCTCCAACTTCTACTCCACCAAGGACTCCATCGCCTACGGCAAGCAGCTCTCCGCCAAGGTGGGCAACAAACACTTCGTGATCGACACCAGCCGCAACGGCAACGGCCCGTACAAGGGCGGCGACGAGAACGAACGCTGGTGCAACCCACCGGGCAGAGCGCTGGGGGAGACGCCGACGACACAGACGGCGGACCCGCTGGTGGACGCCTACCTGTGGGTCAAGCGCCCGGGAGAGTCGGACGGCGAGTGCAAGGGCGGCCCGAAGGCGGGTCAGTGGTGGCCTCAGTACGCGTTGAAACTGGCGCGAGGGTCGGACACCTAG
- a CDS encoding heme-degrading domain-containing protein — translation MTHNTELTPKFHPELTPPLEELEAQERRLVFRQFTYDDAWALGSLLVELARERQAPVAIDIHRGGQQLFHAALPGSTPDNDAWIDRKRRVVERYGSASYLVGARFRAKGSTFEESSRLDPDEYAAHGGSFPITVEGVGVVGTVTVSGLPQLQDHRFVVEVLEEFLSKDR, via the coding sequence GTGACGCACAACACCGAGCTGACCCCGAAGTTCCATCCGGAACTGACCCCGCCCCTTGAGGAGCTCGAGGCGCAGGAACGCCGCCTGGTCTTCCGGCAGTTCACGTACGACGACGCGTGGGCGCTGGGATCCCTGCTGGTCGAGCTGGCCCGGGAGCGGCAGGCGCCGGTGGCCATCGACATCCACCGCGGCGGCCAGCAGCTCTTCCACGCCGCCCTGCCGGGCTCCACCCCGGACAACGACGCCTGGATCGACCGCAAGCGCCGGGTCGTGGAGCGCTACGGCTCCGCCTCCTACCTGGTCGGTGCCCGCTTCCGCGCCAAGGGCAGCACCTTCGAGGAGTCCTCGCGGCTGGACCCGGACGAGTACGCGGCCCACGGCGGCTCCTTCCCCATCACGGTGGAGGGCGTGGGCGTCGTCGGCACGGTGACGGTCTCGGGCCTGCCCCAGCTCCAGGACCACCGTTTCGTGGTCGAGGTGCTGGAGGAGTTCCTGAGCAAGGACCGATAG
- a CDS encoding kelch motif-containing protein translates to MNDRAGRRRARRLAIGTAVVLALAGMNGPWLYRFGTEKYHQYQINKPEYKAENGKWEIVDFPEKYRQNTIHAALLRTGKVLLVAGSGNNQDNFDAKKFDTRIWDPVKGTIKKVPTPKDLFCTGHTQLANGNLLIAGGTKRYEKLKGDVTKAGGLMIVHNENPDQPITLPAGTKFTGKENGKTFVSKDPVVVERATKVFDKKTGKFLRNDPGLGRIYVEAQKSGAKYQTGTQDNYRIQGLTGADARNTYGIAQKIALDKKDFQGIRDAFEFDPVAEKYIKVDPMKEARWYPTLTTLSDGKVLSVSGLDDIGQLVPGKNEVFDPKTKKWTYLPKVRQFPTYPALFLMQNGKVFYSGSNAGYGPDNVGRVPGIWDVDTNKFTKIPGLSDANEMETSGTVLLPPAQDEKFMVIGGGGVGESKLSSNRTRIVDMKADSPKFVDGPTLEKGTRYPQASILPDDSVLVSGGSEDYRGRGDSNILQARLYHPDTNTFESVADPLVGRNYHSGSLLLPDGRVMFFGSDSLYGDKANTKPGVFEQRIEIYTPPYLYRDSRPSLSGGPQTIARGASGTFTSPQASVIKKVRLMRPSASTHVTDVDQRSIELKFTVSGDKVKVTVPENKNLVQSGWYMLFVDDDQGTPSKAQWVRVP, encoded by the coding sequence ATGAACGACCGTGCAGGCCGCCGCCGCGCCCGTCGACTCGCGATCGGTACGGCGGTGGTGCTCGCGCTGGCCGGGATGAACGGCCCGTGGCTGTACCGCTTCGGGACGGAGAAATACCACCAGTACCAGATCAACAAGCCCGAGTACAAAGCCGAGAACGGCAAGTGGGAGATCGTCGACTTCCCCGAGAAGTACCGGCAGAACACCATCCACGCGGCGCTGCTGCGCACCGGGAAGGTGCTGCTGGTGGCGGGCTCGGGCAACAACCAGGACAACTTCGACGCGAAGAAGTTCGACACCCGGATCTGGGACCCGGTCAAGGGCACGATCAAGAAGGTGCCGACACCGAAGGACCTGTTCTGCACCGGGCACACCCAGCTCGCGAACGGCAATCTGCTGATCGCCGGTGGCACCAAGCGGTACGAGAAGCTCAAGGGTGACGTCACCAAGGCCGGCGGCCTGATGATCGTCCACAACGAGAACCCGGACCAGCCGATCACCTTGCCGGCGGGCACCAAGTTCACCGGCAAGGAGAACGGCAAGACCTTCGTCTCCAAGGACCCGGTCGTCGTGGAGCGGGCGACGAAGGTCTTCGACAAGAAGACCGGGAAGTTCCTGCGCAACGACCCCGGCCTCGGGCGTATCTACGTCGAGGCGCAGAAGAGCGGTGCCAAGTATCAGACGGGTACCCAGGACAACTACCGGATCCAGGGTCTGACCGGGGCCGATGCCCGTAACACCTACGGCATCGCGCAGAAGATCGCGCTCGACAAGAAGGACTTCCAGGGGATCCGGGACGCCTTCGAGTTCGACCCGGTCGCCGAGAAGTACATCAAGGTCGACCCGATGAAGGAGGCACGCTGGTATCCGACGCTCACGACCCTGAGCGACGGGAAGGTCCTCAGTGTCTCCGGGCTCGACGACATCGGGCAGCTGGTGCCGGGCAAGAACGAGGTCTTCGACCCGAAGACCAAGAAGTGGACGTACCTGCCGAAGGTCCGTCAGTTCCCGACGTACCCGGCGCTGTTCCTCATGCAGAACGGAAAGGTCTTCTACTCGGGGTCGAACGCGGGGTACGGGCCGGACAACGTGGGCCGGGTGCCGGGCATCTGGGACGTGGACACCAACAAGTTCACGAAGATCCCCGGGCTCAGCGACGCCAACGAGATGGAGACCTCCGGGACCGTACTGCTGCCGCCGGCACAGGACGAGAAGTTCATGGTGATCGGAGGCGGCGGGGTCGGCGAGTCCAAGCTGTCCAGCAACCGGACGCGGATCGTGGACATGAAGGCGGACAGCCCGAAGTTCGTGGACGGGCCGACGCTGGAGAAGGGGACGCGGTATCCGCAGGCGTCGATCCTTCCCGACGACAGCGTGCTGGTGTCCGGGGGGTCGGAGGACTATCGCGGACGCGGTGACTCCAACATCCTTCAGGCTCGGCTGTACCACCCCGACACCAACACGTTCGAGTCGGTGGCCGACCCTCTCGTGGGGCGCAACTACCACTCCGGGTCGCTGCTGTTGCCGGACGGGCGGGTGATGTTCTTCGGGTCGGACTCGCTGTACGGGGACAAGGCGAACACCAAGCCGGGTGTCTTTGAGCAGCGGATCGAGATCTATACGCCGCCCTATCTGTACCGGGATTCGCGGCCTTCGCTGTCCGGGGGGCCGCAGACGATCGCTCGGGGTGCCTCCGGGACGTTCACCTCTCCGCAGGCTTCTGTGATCAAGAAGGTGCGGTTGATGCGGCCCAGCGCTTCCACTCATGTGACCGATGTGGATCAGCGGTCCATCGAGCTGAAGTTCACGGTCTCCGGGGACAAGGTGAAGGTGACTGTGCCGGAGAACAAGAATCTGGTGCAGTCCGGGTGGTACATGCTGTTCGTCGATGACGATCAGGGGACGCCGTCCAAGGCACAGTGGGTTCGAGTGCCGTAA
- a CDS encoding peptidoglycan-binding protein has product MGTPVFEEIDPASDCDCPGCVHWRRVLPRSTGGHPAATRVVILAAAASTAFGAVHAAPAFAAPQDPARPGVPGVPAGDEPDTPQGGKAPLDDPRGRPAVVKATTITRADIIRRAKQWVAAKVPYSMSEYWSDGYRQDCSGFVSMAWNLPGNEWTGSLGQYGIKIAKDDLQPGDILLFHNTDNPEQGSHVVIFGGWTDYTRTYYVAYEEARPHAREQATPYAYWSNSDRYVAYRYKGLADGTAGAGTDPAEPDNAKPGSPAVTPYPGSAYFGPGAHNKYVTQLGRMLVARGAGRYYTSGPGPRWADADRRATQAFQQAQGWRGKDADGLPRARTWTLLVTGGGKDIEAGGRTRAAGLQAPSSHGVPGYPGRAMFRPGATNKYVTQLGRQLVKKGFGKYYTTRPGPRWGEPDRRGVEAFQRAQGWRGGAADGYPGPETWRRLFS; this is encoded by the coding sequence ATGGGGACTCCGGTATTCGAGGAAATCGATCCCGCGAGCGACTGCGACTGCCCTGGATGCGTCCACTGGCGTCGCGTTCTCCCACGTTCGACCGGCGGTCACCCGGCCGCCACCCGAGTCGTGATCCTGGCCGCCGCGGCCTCCACCGCCTTCGGCGCGGTCCACGCGGCCCCGGCCTTCGCCGCCCCCCAAGATCCCGCCCGCCCCGGCGTTCCCGGCGTTCCCGCGGGTGACGAGCCCGACACCCCGCAGGGCGGCAAGGCTCCGCTGGACGACCCCCGCGGCAGGCCGGCGGTCGTCAAGGCGACGACCATCACCCGCGCCGACATCATCAGACGGGCCAAGCAGTGGGTCGCCGCGAAGGTGCCGTACAGCATGTCCGAGTACTGGAGCGACGGCTACCGTCAGGACTGCTCGGGCTTCGTGTCCATGGCCTGGAACCTGCCGGGCAACGAGTGGACCGGCAGCCTCGGCCAGTACGGGATCAAGATCGCCAAGGACGACCTGCAACCCGGCGACATCCTGCTCTTCCACAACACGGACAACCCCGAGCAGGGCTCCCACGTTGTCATCTTCGGCGGCTGGACGGACTACACGCGCACCTACTACGTCGCCTACGAGGAGGCCCGCCCGCACGCCCGCGAGCAGGCCACCCCGTACGCCTACTGGAGCAACTCGGACCGATACGTCGCCTACCGGTATAAGGGGCTCGCGGACGGCACCGCGGGCGCCGGGACGGATCCCGCCGAGCCCGACAACGCCAAGCCGGGCTCACCGGCCGTGACGCCCTACCCGGGGAGTGCCTACTTCGGGCCCGGGGCCCACAACAAGTACGTCACCCAGCTCGGGCGGATGCTCGTCGCACGCGGCGCCGGGCGCTACTACACCTCCGGTCCCGGACCCCGCTGGGCGGACGCGGACCGCAGGGCCACCCAGGCGTTCCAGCAGGCGCAGGGGTGGCGGGGCAAGGACGCGGACGGGCTGCCCAGGGCGCGGACCTGGACGCTGCTGGTGACGGGCGGCGGCAAGGACATCGAGGCGGGCGGTCGGACGAGGGCGGCGGGTCTGCAGGCGCCTTCCTCGCACGGCGTTCCCGGTTACCCGGGGCGTGCGATGTTCCGCCCCGGGGCGACCAACAAGTACGTCACCCAGCTCGGCAGACAGCTGGTGAAAAAAGGGTTCGGCAAGTACTACACGACCAGGCCGGGACCGCGCTGGGGCGAGCCGGACCGGCGGGGCGTCGAGGCCTTCCAGCGTGCCCAGGGCTGGCGGGGCGGCGCGGCGGACGGCTATCCGGGGCCGGAGACCTGGCGGCGGCTCTTCTCGTAG
- a CDS encoding Gfo/Idh/MocA family protein translates to MTAADLRVGLVGYGLAGSVFHAPLIAATEGLTLDTVVTSNPERQEQARAEFPDVRTVAGADELFARAADLDLIVIASPNKTHVPLATTALKAGLPVVVDKPIAGTAAEARELAALAEERGVLLSVFQNRRWDNDFLTLRKLLDEGELGDVWRFESRFERWRPQPKGGWRESGDPAEVGGLLYDLGSHVVDQALTLFGPAASVYAEADVRRPGAEVDDDTFIAITHASGVRSHLYVSATTAQLGPRFRVLGSKAGYVKYGLDPQEAALREGERPNAAAGWGREPESLWGRLGSGESPVTGGGSPVPTLSGDYPAYYAAVARALTGAGTNPVPALEAAAALDVLEAARRSAHDGVAVEL, encoded by the coding sequence ATGACTGCTGCTGACCTCCGCGTGGGCCTCGTCGGCTACGGCCTCGCGGGCTCCGTCTTCCACGCCCCGCTGATCGCCGCCACCGAGGGCCTCACCCTCGACACGGTGGTCACCTCGAACCCCGAGCGGCAGGAACAGGCCCGCGCCGAGTTCCCGGACGTGCGTACGGTCGCGGGCGCCGACGAGCTGTTCGCCCGCGCCGCCGACCTGGACCTCATCGTCATCGCGTCGCCCAACAAGACGCACGTCCCGCTCGCCACCACCGCCCTGAAGGCGGGCCTGCCGGTCGTGGTCGACAAGCCGATCGCAGGTACGGCGGCCGAGGCGCGGGAGCTGGCGGCGCTGGCCGAGGAGCGCGGCGTGCTCCTCTCCGTCTTCCAGAACCGGCGCTGGGACAACGACTTCCTGACCCTCCGCAAGCTCCTCGACGAGGGCGAACTGGGCGACGTATGGCGCTTCGAGTCCCGTTTCGAGCGGTGGCGGCCGCAGCCCAAGGGCGGCTGGCGCGAGTCCGGCGACCCCGCAGAGGTCGGAGGTCTTCTCTACGACCTCGGCAGCCACGTCGTCGACCAGGCCCTGACCCTGTTCGGACCCGCCGCCTCCGTGTACGCGGAGGCGGACGTCCGCCGCCCGGGCGCCGAGGTCGACGACGACACGTTCATCGCGATCACCCACGCGAGCGGCGTCCGCTCCCACCTCTACGTCTCCGCCACCACCGCCCAACTCGGCCCCCGTTTCCGGGTGCTGGGCTCCAAGGCGGGCTATGTGAAGTACGGCCTCGACCCGCAGGAGGCCGCGCTGCGGGAGGGCGAGCGCCCCAACGCGGCGGCCGGCTGGGGCCGGGAGCCGGAGTCGCTGTGGGGCCGGCTCGGCTCGGGCGAGTCCCCCGTGACGGGCGGCGGCAGCCCCGTCCCCACCCTTTCCGGCGACTACCCCGCTTACTATGCGGCCGTGGCCAGGGCCCTTACCGGCGCCGGCACCAACCCGGTGCCCGCACTGGAGGCGGCCGCCGCCCTCGACGTACTGGAGGCGGCGCGCCGTTCGGCCCACGACGGAGTGGCGGTGGAGCTGTGA
- a CDS encoding class F sortase: protein MSDRFSDPEGGPAHREHVSGTGRLLAGVTWAVLLLGLWLWGREVTDVRHGMSAPTTGDVAAVGRLPGAVELPPAARPLKGARPQRLDIPDLGVQAPVVTRGLDAKGALDPPPFGRPGIVGWYAAGAKPGAAGTALMVGHVDTETRPAVFYRISTLKPGETVRVIRDDGRVAEFTVDDVRVVSRESFDARQAYGPRESGRAELRLITCGGTFDRATRSYTANVIVSAYLTGTGL from the coding sequence ATGTCCGACCGTTTCTCCGACCCGGAAGGCGGCCCCGCCCACCGCGAACACGTCTCCGGGACCGGACGGCTGCTGGCCGGCGTGACCTGGGCGGTGCTGCTGCTCGGGCTGTGGCTGTGGGGCCGCGAGGTGACCGACGTACGGCACGGCATGTCCGCGCCGACCACCGGTGACGTGGCCGCGGTCGGGCGCCTGCCCGGGGCCGTCGAACTGCCGCCCGCCGCAAGGCCCTTGAAGGGAGCACGGCCGCAGCGCCTCGATATCCCGGACCTCGGGGTCCAGGCGCCCGTGGTGACCCGCGGACTGGACGCGAAGGGCGCCCTCGACCCGCCGCCCTTCGGCCGGCCCGGAATCGTCGGCTGGTACGCGGCCGGCGCGAAACCGGGGGCCGCCGGGACCGCGCTGATGGTGGGACACGTCGACACCGAGACCCGGCCCGCGGTGTTCTACCGGATCAGCACCCTGAAGCCGGGCGAGACGGTCCGGGTGATCCGCGACGACGGCAGGGTCGCCGAGTTCACCGTCGACGACGTACGGGTCGTCAGCCGTGAGAGCTTCGACGCCCGCCAGGCCTACGGCCCCCGCGAGTCGGGCCGCGCCGAACTGCGCCTGATCACCTGCGGCGGCACCTTCGACCGGGCGACCCGCAGCTACACGGCGAACGTGATCGTCTCGGCGTATCTGACGGGGACGGGCCTGTAG
- a CDS encoding ROK family protein, with protein MADVNRTNGGANLLALRSHNTALVLDLLRGAGAEGISRLELADRTGLTPQAVSKITARLREEGLAVEAGHRASTGGKRRTVLRLVPGAGHAVGVHLDRDALRAVLVDLAGTVVAERCAALDLGAGAEAVVAVVAGQVEALAKGVRAGDGTGAAGQDTGASTGAAGLPGGGSASVEGVQGPGEVGAAGADTRSSTGTPELPAEFLPALLGVGVALPGPLDHSRGVLHRVTGFPEWDGFPLRDALARRLGVPVVVDKDTNAAALGLAVAGERGSFAYLHLGTGLGAGLVIDGAVHRGARTGAGEFGHQVVQLDGPPCGCGDRGCVEALCLAAVARGNLAEAARVLGIATGNLVALLDIDVVLLGGRTIATAPDAFLRGVAAVLDERARRAGEEPVPVRAAPGEVADGAAQLVLGPLFGRADA; from the coding sequence ATGGCAGACGTGAACAGGACGAACGGCGGCGCCAACCTCCTGGCCCTGCGCAGCCACAACACCGCGCTCGTGCTCGACCTGCTGCGGGGCGCGGGCGCAGAGGGAATCAGCCGGCTGGAACTCGCCGACCGCACGGGCCTCACCCCCCAGGCCGTCAGCAAGATCACCGCCCGGCTCCGGGAGGAGGGCCTCGCGGTGGAGGCGGGACACCGCGCCTCGACGGGCGGCAAGCGGCGGACGGTACTGCGACTGGTGCCGGGCGCGGGCCACGCGGTGGGCGTCCACCTGGACCGGGACGCACTGCGGGCCGTGCTGGTGGACCTGGCGGGAACGGTGGTGGCCGAGCGCTGCGCCGCGCTGGACCTGGGCGCGGGGGCGGAGGCTGTCGTGGCGGTGGTCGCGGGGCAGGTGGAGGCGCTGGCGAAGGGGGTGCGGGCAGGGGACGGGACGGGGGCCGCTGGGCAGGACACGGGTGCATCCACCGGCGCCGCGGGGTTGCCGGGCGGTGGGTCGGCGTCGGTGGAGGGGGTTCAGGGTCCGGGTGAGGTGGGGGCGGCCGGTGCGGACACGCGGTCATCCACCGGTACCCCGGAGCTCCCCGCCGAGTTCCTCCCCGCCCTCCTCGGTGTCGGCGTCGCCCTTCCCGGTCCCCTCGACCACAGCCGGGGTGTGCTGCACCGCGTCACCGGCTTCCCCGAGTGGGACGGCTTTCCGCTGCGGGACGCGCTCGCGCGGCGGCTCGGGGTGCCCGTGGTCGTCGACAAGGACACCAACGCGGCCGCGCTGGGGCTCGCGGTCGCGGGGGAGCGCGGGTCGTTCGCGTATCTGCATCTCGGTACGGGCCTCGGCGCCGGGCTCGTCATCGACGGGGCCGTGCACCGGGGTGCGCGGACCGGGGCAGGGGAGTTCGGACACCAGGTCGTCCAGCTCGACGGGCCGCCCTGCGGATGCGGTGACAGGGGCTGCGTCGAGGCGCTGTGCCTGGCGGCGGTGGCCCGCGGCAACCTCGCCGAAGCGGCACGGGTCCTCGGCATCGCGACCGGCAACCTCGTCGCCCTGCTCGACATCGACGTGGTCCTGCTGGGCGGCCGTACCATCGCCACCGCCCCGGACGCGTTCCTCCGAGGGGTCGCGGCCGTCCTCGACGAACGCGCCCGGCGCGCAGGCGAGGAGCCGGTCCCCGTACGAGCCGCGCCCGGCGAGGTCGCCGACGGGGCGGCGCAGCTCGTGCTGGGCCCGCTGTTCGGACGAGCCGACGCCTGA